One genomic window of Camelina sativa cultivar DH55 chromosome 5, Cs, whole genome shotgun sequence includes the following:
- the LOC109133064 gene encoding protease inhibitor HPI-like — translation MSSECPGKNSWPELVGTNGDYAASVIERENTSVDAVVILDGTPVTGDFRCNRVRVRVDRNRIVVQVPTTG, via the exons ATGTCGTCCGAATGTCCTG GGAAGAACTCGTGGCCGGAGCTTGTGGGAACAAATGGAGACTATGCGGCTTCggtgatagagagagagaacaccAGCGTCGATGCTGTCGTGATTTTGGATGGAACTCCGGTGACCGGAGACTTCAGGTGCAACCGTGTCAGGGTTAGGGTTGATAGAAACCGTATCGTCGTCCAAGTCCCTACCACCGGCTAA
- the LOC104785565 gene encoding DJ-1 protein homolog E: protein MGSVTVQKSALLLCGDYMEAYETMVPLYILQSFGVNVHCVSPNRTAGDRCVMSAHDFSGLELYTEMVVDQLTLNANFDDVTPENYDVIIIPGGRFTEILSADEKCVDLVARFAESKKLIFTSCHSQVMLLAAGVLAGGVKCTAFESLKPLIKLSGGEWWQQPGIQSMFEITDCVKDGSFVSMVGWPTLGHGIKVLLESLGAKVSSLKMDQASVLFLIGDYVEDYGVNVPFRALQALGCKVDAVTPNKKKGEVCATAVYDLEEGRQIPAEKRGHNFFVTASWDDVCVDDYDCVVVPGGRSPELLVMNEKAVALVKKFAEKDKVFAAIGQGKLLLAATGLLKGKRCASGKGMKVVVKVAGGEAVESEGCVTDGKLVTAASAEDLPAFLSDLSTALGLAVMF, encoded by the exons ATGGGATCGGTGACGGTTCAGAAATCAGCTTTGCTGTTATGTGGAGACTACATGGAAGCCTACGAGACGATGGTTCCTCTCTACATCCTCCAATCGTTTGGCGTTAACGTTCACTGCGTTTCACCCAACCGCACGGCTGGTGATCGCTGCGTTATGTCTGCCCACGATTTCTCGGGTCTCGAG ctaTACACCGAGATGGTCGTTGACCAGTTGACTTTAAACGCCAATTTCGATGACGTCACACCCGAGAATTACGACGTCATCATCATCCCAGGAGGACGATTCACGGAGATTCTCAGCGCCGACGAGAAATGCGTCGACCTCGTGGCGAGATTCGCCGAGTCCAAGAAGCTCATCTTCACAAGCTGCCACAGCCAGGTTATGCTGCTGGCTGCCGGAGTCCTCGCCGGCGGCGTGAAATGCACGGCGTTTGAAAGCTTGAAGCCTCTGATCAAACTCTCCGGCGGCGAGTGGTGGCAGCAGCCAGGGATACAGAGCATGTTCGAGATCACCGACTGCGTTAAGGACGGGAGCTTTGTGAGTATGGTTGGTTGGCCTACGCTTGGTCACGGGATTAAGGTTTTGCTTGAATCTCTTGGTGCTAAAGTCTCGAGCTTGAAGATGGATCAAGCTTCTGTGCTTTTTCTCATTGGG GACTATGTAGAAGACTATGGGGTCAATGTACCGTTCAGAGCACTTCAAGCATTAGGTTGTAAAGTGGATGCAGTGACACCAAACAAGAAGAAAGGAGAGGTGTGTGCAACGGCGGTTTATGATCTTGAGGAAGGACGGCAGATTCCTGCAGAGAAGCGTGGGCATAACTTCTTTGTGACGGCATCGTGGGATGATGTGTGTGTGGATGATTATGACTGTGTAGTTGTACCAGGAGGGAGATCACCTGAGCTGTTGGTTATGAATGAAAAGGCTGTTGCTTTGGTTAAGAAGTTTGCGGAGAAAGATAAGGTTTTTGCAGCTATTGGACAGGGTAAATTGCTTCTTGCAGCCACTGGTCTTCTTAAG GGGAAGCGATGCGCGAGTGGGAAGGGGATGAAGGTGGTGGTGAAGGTGGCTGGAGGCGAGGCTGTTGAATCAGAGGGATGTGTAACTGATGGGAAGCTTGTGACGGCAGCATCAGCCGAGGATTTGCCTGCCTTTTTGTCTGATTTATCAACTGCTCTTGGTCTCGCTGTCATGTTCTAA
- the LOC104785566 gene encoding vesicle transport protein GOT1-like: MKKYSCFQSCLIKIGNLSITPPIKHIKCTYAHYRNSHLFTKYTNKISVASGRPWTFCRLDHSGTMMSSSLKKDQKIGIGLTGFGLFFSFLGIIFVFQPELLAVGNIVLSSGVTLTVGLKSTLEFFMLHQNFMGSISFGFGVFFILLGSLIFGMLLEAFGSFVLISSFWPRFIYNKIDVIVMWFVFLH; the protein is encoded by the exons ATGAAGAAATATTCTTGTTTCCAATCTTGTTTGATAAAGATTGGAAATCTTTCCATAACACCGCCAATAAAGCACATAAAGTGCACTTATGCACACTATAGGAATTCCCATCTATTTACcaaatacacaaacaaaatttcagTGGCTTCTGGCCGACCTTGGACCTTTTGTCGGTTGGACCATTCAGGAACCATGATGTCTTCCTCTCTAAAGAAGGACCAAA AAATTGGGATAGGCTTAACAGGATTTGGactatttttctcctttttgggAATAATCTTTGTTTTTCAACCGGAACTGCTTGCTGTCGGGAAT ATTGTTCTCAGCTCGGGGGTTACTCTAACCGTTGGCCTCAAGTCTACCCTGGAGTTTTTCATGTTGCatcaaaattttatg GGTTCCATATCTTTCGGCTTTGGTGTCTTCTTCATTCTGTTGGGGTCCCTTATCTTCGGAATGCTGCTGGAAGCCTTTGGCTCTTTCGTTCTAATCAG TTCCTTCTGGCCAAGGTTCATATACAATAAAATTGATGTAATTGTAATGTGGTTCGTTTTTTTGCATTGA
- the LOC104785568 gene encoding guanylate-binding protein 4-like, with the protein MEISSRTFVFFFLSLCLLSSTSLSIENFHQAFPIVEPAPGHTKLQLSREGLEAISRITTPISAVAVIGPYRSGKSFLLNQLLSLSCYEGFGVGHMRDTKTKGIWVWGTPLELEIDGVKTSVIYLDTEGFESVGKSNVYDDRIFALATVMSSVLIYNLPETIREADISRLSFAVELAEEFYGRVKGEDVAFEPSKLLWLIQRDFLQGKSVKQMVDEALRHVPNEDGNKNIDQVNQIRDSLAIMGDNSTAFSLPQPHLMRTKLCDLKDEDLDSTYVARRDQLKKLVASIIRPKIVQGKTLNGKEFIAFLEQILDALNKGEIPSTGSLVEVFNKDIVERCLKLYNERMVRLRLPMSEESLQSSHETAHNEAIKAFNAQHFGRQHAKKSVDQLDEQMQEVYKNYVLANEYQSSKLCETLYTKCEDDMDHLQALRLPSMAKFNAGFVYCNQTFEQKCVGPSKQNYEQRLTKMMGKSRSLFIKEYNNRLFNWLVGFSLVMVVVGRFIIKFILLEMAAWILFIFLETYTRMFWTAEALYYNPVWHFIVGTWENVVYSPVLDLDRWAIPIVCIIALCVLYWRCYGKRKHGARWLLPMYNNQKNVRNRERSE; encoded by the exons ATGGAGATTTCAAGCCGgacctttgttttcttcttcttgtctctctgtctcttgtCGTCAACCTCTCTCTCGATCGAAAATTTTCACCAGGC TTTTCCTATTGTTGAACCTGCTCCGGGTCATACCAAGCTTCAGCTTAGCAGAGAAGGTTTGGAAGCAATTAGCAGAATTACTACTCCTATTTCTGCTGTTGCG GTGATTGGCCCTTATCGCTCTGGAAAATCATTTCTACTCAATCAGCTTCTTTCCCTTTCCTGTTATGAAG GTTTTGGTGTTGGACACATGCGTGACACCAAAACAAAAG GTATTTGGGTCTGGGGAACACCATTAGAGCTGGAGATTGATGGAGTCAAAACTTCCGTAATTTACCTGGACACTGAAGGATTTGAAAGTGTTGGAAAGTCAAATGTCTATGATGACCG GATTTTCGCTCTGGCAACGGTTATGAGTTCTGTCCTTATCTATAATCTGCCTGAAACT ATCCGCGAAGCTGACATTTCTCGGCTCTCCTTTGCTGTTGAGTTGGCGGAAGAATTTTATGGAAG AGTAAAG GGTGAAGATGTTGCTTTTGAACCGTCAAAGCTTCTGTGGCTTATCCAGCGTGATTTTCTGC AAGGGAAATCGGTGAAGCAAATGGTGGATGAAGCTCTCAGACATGTCCCTAATGAAGATG gtaACAAAAATATTGACCAG GTTAACCAGATTCGGGATTCCTTGGCTATAATGGGTGACAACAGTACAGCCTTTAGCTTACCACAG CCTCATCTCATGCGGACAAAGCTATGTGATCTGAAGGATGAGGACCTGGACTCTACCTATGTTGCAAGGCGTGATCAATTGAAAAAGCTTGTTGCTAGTATTATCCGCCCAAAGATAGTGCAGGGGAAAACGCTAAATGGGAAGGAATTTATTGCTTTCCTGGAACAG ATACTGGATGCATTAAATAAAGGAGAGATCCCATCAACAGGATCACTAGTTGAGGTTTTCAATAAAGATATTGTTGAGCGGTGTCTGAAGCTGTACAATGAAAGGATGGTAAGATTGAGGCTACCTATGTCTGAAGAATCTCTCCAAAGTTCCCATGAAACGGCACATAATGAAGCTATTAAGGCATTTAATGCACAGCATTTTGGTAGACAGCATGCAAAGAAATCTGTCGATCAGTTGGATGAACAAATGCAGGAG GTATACAAGAATTATGTTCTTGCAAATGAATACCAATCATCGAAGCTCTGTGAGACGCTATATACAAAGTGTGAAGATGACATGGACCACTTACAGGCTCTCCGACTTCCTTCCATGGCTAAATTTAATGCAGGTTTCGTTTACTGCAACCAAACTTTTGAGCAGAAATGTGTTGGTCCTTCGAAACAAAACTATGAGCAAAGATTAACtaag ATGATGGGAAAGTCACGGTCTTTGTTCATCAAAGAATATAATAACCGACTGTTCAACTGGCTGGTTGGGTTCTCTCTTGTAATGGTGGTTGTGGGCCggtttataataaaattcattttGTTAGAGATGGCAGCGTGGATACTTTTCATATTCTTGGAGACATACACAAGGATGTTCTGGACAGCAGAAGCTCTGTATTACAACCCAGTCTGGCATTTCATCGTTGGGACATGGGAGAATGTCGTGTATAGTCCCGTTCTCGACTTGGACAG ATGGGCGATTCCTATAGTGTGCATAATTGCACTTTGTGTGCTTTATTGGCGGTGTTATGGAAAGAGGAAACACGGGGCTCGCTGGCTTCTTCCGATGTACAATAACCAGAAGAATGTCCGGAATAGGGAACGGtctgagtaa
- the LOC104785567 gene encoding protein ELC-like translates to MASSSSSSSSSIKFIEKALLATGSFALSYTDPDQKWLIRKHLTSFLQDYPNFELSTNTFNHNNGAKVQLFSLEGSLRIRNSTTQLPTVKLTIWIHENYPITPPLVFINPDSIPIRNNHPFVSSSGFTNFRYIETWEYPRCNLLNSIRNLKKVLANDHPFVLTDSIPTRKNLSISRTEALDRLATSLHYDVLTIMERSEEEIENLWKLQSEMKQRSESVNTIITEVENERETLKVRALNLKEHTDVLENWAETNYRKLTKSTTIDMGIEEMFELDSEVEGLAEDDAIEDVLRVLEEAAAKGELEIGSYLKQVRVLAREQFFIRHNRLKIESFHI, encoded by the coding sequence atggcatcatcatcatcatcatcatcttcttcaatcaaaTTCATAGAAAAAGCCCTTCTTGCCACCGGATCCTTTGCTCTATCTTACACCGATCCTGATCAGAAATGGCTAATCAGAAAGCATCTAACTTCATTCCTCCAAGACTATCCAAACTTCGAGCTCTCAACCAATACATTCAACCACAACAACGGAGCCAAAGTTCAACTCTTTTCCCTTGAAGGATCACTACGTATACGAAACTCCACTACACAACTCCCAACCGTGAAACTAACCATTTGGATTCACGAAAACTACCCAATAACGCCTCCTCTAGTGTTTATAAACCCTGATTCAATTCCAATTCGCAACAACCACCCATTCGTAAGTTCTTCAGGATTCACAAACTTTAGATACATCGAAACATGGGAATACCCACGATGCAATTTACTCAATTCCATCCGTAACCTCAAGAAAGTTCTCGCTAACGATCACCCTTTTGTACTCACTGATTCAATCCCAACCCGGAAGAACCTATCGATTTCGAGAACAGAAGCTTTAGATCGATTAGCCACGAGTCTCCACTACGACGTTCTAACAATCATGGAGAGATcagaggaagagattgagaaCCTCTGGAAACTTCAATCAGAGATGAAGCAAAGATCCGAATCTGTTAATACAATCATCACCGAGGTtgagaacgagagagagacaTTAAAGGTGAGAGCTTTGAATCTCAAAGAACACACCGATGTTTTGGAGAACTGGGCAGAGACGAACTATCGTAAACTGACGAAATCGACGACGATTGATATGGGAATCGAGGAAATGTTCGAACTTGACTCGGAGGTTGAAGGATTAGCAGAAGACGACGCCATTGAAGATGTGTTGAGAGTACTGGAAGAAGCAGCGGCGAAGGGAGAGTTGGAGATAGGTTCGTATCTAAAGCAAGTGAGAGTCTTGGCTAGAGAACAATTCTTCATTAGGCATAATCgtttaaaaattgaatcttttcATATTTGA